The Mustelus asterias chromosome 13, sMusAst1.hap1.1, whole genome shotgun sequence genomic sequence cacacacacacttgcaaacTACACACGATCACGTGCTCGGTGGGTTTCCTAACTCGGAGTGTACCGTGAGTGAATGCACCAGTGTCAGGGAGGGGGAAACAATAGTCTTTGTAACAACACCGCTACAACCTCGGGCTAATGTCGAAGGCTACCGACACTTAAACAGGGCAATAAAAAAGAAACAGTGGAAGAAGTTGGTATACCACACAAAACACGGGTCTGTAAAGTCGAGGAAATGTAATTGCTGCTTATACTCCAATCAAACGGTTGCTCAAAAGCTGCCTGGAATCTTATCTTTATTACTCTTTCCAGAAGTCCAGACGAATTTCGTGAATACCTCATTTATCTTTTGGAGTCAGCTTAAGATTGacattatctccccccccccttcaatttTCCATAACTTAATATAAAAGGCCTGCATTCTGTAATACCTAGTTTAGTACCTCTGGTTAGAAAATTGTTCTTGTTAAGGGCgtttcaccccctccctccctctttttttttgcttttgccGCCTTCTaagctttttaattttttttcttgtgTGTATTTGGCAGGAGGGAGTTCTGCTGTGTGATGCTCGCTGTACGTTCATAACATTTACCTGGCAGCgtttgggtttttttttatttggtGCCTCTTTTGCAAGGATTGTGTGGCGAAATATGGCGGAGACGGAGGAAAGCTTCGGGCTGTCAGCAACAGCGCACAGCGACCCCGAGCCCAAGGAGCATTCATCTGAAAGTAAACAGGACAGCCAGCTCGGGGTCGCCAGCAAACCTCCCTCCCCACAACAAGCTACATATACTCAACAGGTTGGTCTTCGACACCCCAACACTGACAAAACCATGTGCAGCATACCATACAGGGCAAGTGCATGTTATTGCTGAACACGAGTAACAACTAGGTGTTGCATGTATATGTCGAGAAATGTATCTCTGACACCTTTGGTGTACGCGCAGGTTTGATTTATTAACCATGTTACAGATTTTTGGACTATAACTTACAATGCATTCGATCAGCACACCAGACATTTAAATGCGGTTAGATATCTTTGCATTAGCACATTGGATTACATTTATTTTGTAATAACTTTGACAATAGTCATGCATTAATTACCATCCCCACTTGTTGTAGGGCATGGAAGGTATCAAGGTTTATCTGCACGAACGGGAGCTGTGGTTAAAATTTCACGAAGTCGGGACTGAGATGATCATTACTAAAGCAGGAAGGTAAGGGCCCATCCGCCGACTGAAATGCAACGCTGCAGTAAATAACCGCGAGTGTTTACAATGACTGGAATCGTCTTCGCACCACGGTGATTCCAAAATGGAATCATTTCGACTACCTAAACTTCGGCGTGGATAGAACTCCTTTCGGACTATTCAAACCCCGTTTGGGGTCCCAGAGGGAAATCTTTAAGTGTTTCTAAAGAGGGGGGAATATAATAGATAATAGCGGCAATGCACAACATTAGACAGGCTGAGATTAATCAATTTTTAATATGAAATATTTAAAGTGACTGGGGAGAGCAGAACCTGTCAGCCATGAGGTTACAGCCAAGTCTTTTGTGAGTTGTAAATAAAAGCGTTCAATAATTGCCTCGGAAAGGCAAATTTTGACTCTCCTTAGACTGTGGAAACTACAGTACAGTTATCACAAAAAACTCCCGTGCTTACAAAATTCCAGGAACATGTGTTTAAGGAGCAGAACTCGACACAATAAAATGCATTATTTATATGAGATCGTCCTGTTCTATATCATGTTTAGAGACGGAAAATTCCCCCGTTTATTCCGAGTTTATACGTTAGGAGAACTTATCCACAGTTATATTGCAAATAAGTCACAAAGTTGCAGGTTGAGGGAACTTCCGGCAGGACATTCGAACAGGCGGCGCTGGGAGATTCGCCACAAGGCTGGTGCCTACCGCGTTGTTCTAAAATGCATTGTTTTTTTGCAAGCACACAACATGCTCCCTCGAGGCCTTTCATTTTCATCCCACTTACGCTGAACGAGTGATAAATATTTATAAAGATCTACAtatattccagctgttcagggATGATTCGGCAAGACAAGAAATCCAGctattccattttttaaaaagctctttAGTTCACTTCCAGTGCGATTCTTAACCGACTAAAATCGCGGCCAGTTTTGTTTTCCAAGAGTATTTTGTAAACACGTCGAACATTTGTAACCAGCAGTCACTCCTTGATGCAGTAAGGCGAAGCATTAGACTTTCTCTGCATGTTGCAAATTAGGCCGCGATCGAagccatgtttgtgtgtgtgtgccacttgTGCATTAACGCCGCCTGTTTAAACACGGCTCTCATAATCCGTGTTTACTCTGCACATGAATTACACACCGTGTTGTGTCTTCTTCAGAGTGAACAATTGCCTTTCTCACAAGTTGGCTTCTTAATGTTACCGAGTGCattcaaaataaaacaatttGACAGCAAATACTGAGCACAGCGAGGCAGCTTTGGTAAGGGCGACTTATTTGGAATATTACTATATCTATCACTGTTCTTCAATAATACAAACACGAAATGAATGAGGAAATATGTCCCATTATATTTTGCTAAACACAACTACATAACAGCGATGGGCATGCCATTTGAATTAAATAATATATTTAATTATTTTGAACCTATGTATTAATTTTTGCCAGAGTGAACATTTTACACTCTTTATTATTCATGTACAATAATGATTtagtctccctctccacccttttTCAGACGCATGTTTCCTAGTTACAAAGTGAAGGTGACCGGGTTAAATCCGAAGACAAAATACATACTCCTAATGGACATTGTGCCAGCGGATGATCACCGCTACAAGTTCGCTGATAATAAATGGTAAGTGCTGGGCGGCTTTTTATTTTTTGCATCTGGTTTATCACTTATTGGGCAGAATGAATGGCGGTTGGCTTGGATAGATTCAGGGTTATCACGGTTTCTGTGGTTGAGATGCGAATGATGAGTTGTTTAAAAGCGTTACCCAGTATAATGTGGCGATTACAGCATCCTCCCACCTCCTGGATAAGAAGCAGGAAAAAAGACTCTAAATTGATAAGTGATCGGCGTCTCCTCAACGGCATCGTGTAGATTGTATTGTTCAGTATCGCATAAAAGTTTAATTCTTTCGTAAGGGTGACTTATTCGGAATATTATTGTGTCAATGTTCTTAAATAATACAAGCACGAAATGAATGAGGAAATATGTCCCATTATACTTAACTAAACACAAATACATAACAGCGATGGGCAGACCATTTGAATCAAAGAGATCAGAAGTTTTGCAATACGCCAAGTTTCTCCCTCTCAGTTGAATATGGCAGTTCCTCTTAAGTATCTGGAACTATCCTCTCATTAACGTCCTTTATGTAATATGGTTCCAATATATATATCGTAGAGAGTggcatctgttttttttaatggtaATAATATTTACATGGTATATTCTCCGGGCCAGGTCCAAATCCGTTGTCCGAACTGATGGCAAATTGTTGGAGTTGAACTTCCGAGTAATCTAACCGTTCCCCATGCTTTATTTCCGCAAGGTCTGTGACTGGGAAAGCAGAGCCTGCAATGCCAGGCAGGTTGTACGTTCACCCAGATTCACCTGCCACCGGGGCCCACTGGATGAGACAGCTAGTCTCCTTCCAAAAGCTCAAACTCACCAATAACCATCTCGATCCCTTCGGGCACGTAAGTGCGTACTTACTTGTATTTTAAATTCTCTTTATGTCCATTAACGGCCGAAGAGCTCCGTTTTTTTGTCTTCAAACCGTACAATTTTTCAATCGAGCGGATCTTGGGGGGAAAATAATACTAAGTATTATCGAAACTTGGGGGAGAAAGTACTAAGTATTATCGAAAGTTACTGGCTCTAAAAGTAAACGCATCTAGAGCGGTTGCTGTTGAAAAGGATATTGCGGTTTGCACTGATTCAATTAGCTGGCACATAGTCTACCAAGGGTTAATAAGAAAGTTCTGCGGTGATCATGTTGGTAGAACATTTAGTGTAAGGCgaatatttattcatttattcgaAATGGATGTTGACCAAGCTGCGATTTCAACTGTAGTGGAGGGTTGgcgagtgttttttttaatttagccACAACATCATTGGAGGCTTGAGCCTTTCCTCTCCACCTGAAGTTGACTGCACATTGCCTCACTGTGCTGCTGTGTATTATGGGATGGGAAGGCCTGCAATGACATAAACAATAAGAGCATTATGGGAGAAGGCCTTTGCTAAGCCAGGCTTAGGAATCCTGTACAATGCACTGTATATGTATCGCTGCATTGTAAAGATTCAGCCATTCTCTTGTATTTTGACTCCTGTTGACCGATTGAAATCTTCTGAAAGCACTTCCTGATTTTCTGCTGTAAAAtgtaccccctcctcctcccctccctatccctcacCCCACCGTTTGATATACAAAAAAATACATACTTCGAAAGAGCGTATCCTAAAGTGGCCAACACTGACAGCAGGCTCTGTGTAATCTGTGGGCTTTATCtggagctgagaacacaggttAAGAAAGGGAAGCAGAGCGCGAATAGGTTCGAGGCGTCTGCGCCAGGGTTTCCCCTGGTTTGTTTACCAGAACAGGGAACTGTGCTTGGCAGACATCAAGCACTTCGTTAGGTAACGGTAGCCTTGGAAACTGCCTTGCGATGGGTGGAAGGCCGCCTTCCCTACTGTGAAAAAACGGCGAATGTAAGGACCCCTCTAAACAAACGTTTGGAGGGGCAACAATGAGAAATTCATTTAACAAATTGCTAGATGAAACCAGTACTGGTAGCCTCTCAATTAAGCGGGATGTAATGAAATTAAAAATCATTAGATCGTTCGCCACTGATGTCTAGGGCTTACGGGGCTGTCAAAGCAATTTGACTAAGTCTGAAAGATGAGGAAGGCTCCGAGTAGAGATGACTTGCAGGGTCTGCGATGGCGGGACAGGCAGCGTCTTTCTGTCGCCagattccctcccccctcccctcctacccccactccccccccccccccacccaaccccctccaccAACAATCTTTACGATCTTAGAATAATTGGAGAAAGAAGTCTTTCGAAAGCCACTTTGATACCACACAGATTTGCAACTAAAAttgtcaccacccccccccccccacccacccacatccTCCCCCTACCACCTCCAAAAATGTCCACAAGAGGTGAGCATTCTTACTGGGGGCAGGTTAAGATGCTACCAAATATTGAACAAAAGCAGCGCCACACTCTGTGCAAATCCGCACCCATCCCCAAATATTTGTAAATGTTGGCTGCAACCTGTTACAATTCAAATTAGGAATATTGTGGAATTGAGGAGGGTGTAAAAGGTGGAGGGATGTTTAAAACAtagtttttttaattttaaaatgtagccAGTGGGCCCACAGTAAAACGGGCCTTTAATGCCTGTTCTTCTGTGCCGGTTAATGTCCCCTTTCTCCCcgttctgcattgtggggaaaaAAGCCAGACACAAGTTTCCCTTAGAGTAGACTCCCCATAATAAAGTTGCCAAAAATGCTAAGGCAAATGCGAAACTGTTttggtgcagggggagggatACTAAAATGACTGCATTTGTGTGGTTCTCTTTTCTTCTTCACCCTTTtagattattctaaactccatgCACAAATACCAGCCCAGGTTGCACATTGTAAAGGCGGACGAAAATAACGGATTCGGCTCCAAGAACACGGCATTCTGCACCCACGCGTTCTCCGAAACCGCCTTTATCGCGGTGACTTCCTACCAGAACCACAAGGTAGGCATTTACCGAGCGAGCTGGAACCTTCCAGAAACCATTCGCTCAAGTCACGCCTCTGCAATTTCAAATGCTTGTGTTTGAACGCACTGTTTGAGAATGAATGCAACATCCAGCATCATGTCCTTACTAATAACCTGGCCACCGGGGACTTGGGCTACACTCCCGCCAGGTTGCATGTTACACGCAGATTTCCCTTGCTTCTGGGTCGCATTGTAAACCGGGGTGCCTATAGTTTTAGAACCGTTCTTCAGTTGTTAATTTGATACACGGTCATCTGCCTATTCGAAGATTTAGAGATTCGCGAGTATAAGTTGTTGCACGGAGTAGTATAAAACAATGCGGTCCGCAAACATCTGGAAACAATAACATGGATTAACACTGGGATAGAGAGTCTGGAAAAAGAAAGCTTCAGACTAATAAATAATTAACTCGTTCAGAAAGTTCTTTGCTCCTTTTGGATTTCAATGAAGCTGCTGTGTATAGTGATTATTTTCGACTTTTATTTCAACATTTGCGGTTCAACTTCAATATAGACATTTCCCGTCTCTAAGGTTTGCTAGAATGGGGGGCGCTTTAAGGGGAGATTTTAATAACTCCCTACATATATGAGCAGCCCGGTCTAATTTTTAATTTCCGCCTCTGTTAAAAAAAACGTGGAATTAGTTGAGGGTTAAAGTTTCATCGATCAGGAATCACTTTTGGTGAGGTGTCATTTAACCATCTGTTGGTCCCGGACCGCTTTATTTGAGAGCTCCGCTCAATGGCAGTTACGTGCCGTTTCAACAGTTGCAGACTCGGAAATGCGGCAAACATTTACTCCCGGCAGTCGGAATCCGTTTTAACTTTACAGAGAAACTAGCCAGGACTTTTAACATGTTGTCCATGAAAGGTGAAAGGGAACTAGCATGTATCATTTTAATAAAAACGCATGCACAGATTGCATAACCACGAACCCACAACTCACAAACCCAAGATTCTGTAGCATTTGGGCTACTTTGACTGAAAAAAAGGTTGATTTTCTGTGATGGGAAGTATTGCAAGAAGTCCATGCGTTTTATATTGAAttgcgtttttaaaaaaatacctaACTTTATAAAAGCGATCTTTTGGAGGTGGAAGATTGTCCTGCCTTGCCTATCCAAGTACAGCGAAATCCACATCATTGCCTATCCAAGTACAGAGATTTCATTGCAGGTTCACACTTCCAGAGCTTGTTTCTTAAAAGCGTACACAATCCCAATTATCTGGGAATGAGATGTGAATTCCAGCGTGCTGGAAATTGTTAGTATCGTTATCGAGGGGAATTAACTCATATAGGTTTCATTTAAAGAAGGCATTTAACTAAGGTAGCCGTATCCCAAATCATTTTGAACCCTCGCGGACCCATTGTCCGAATGCTCAGTTTCCCCGGGAAATGCGTCAAATTGAAGCCACCTAAACTTGGATCTTGGATCTTACTGCGACAGTCTCCTCCCAAATATTCAGCAAACAGTCGGGCgattccatcacacacacacacacactagaatTGTGTGGAAAAGATCCCATCATTTTAAAGCTTTGTGCTTATCACATTTTTTGACCGTCCAAATTAAAGACGAGAATGGAAACATGCATAAAATCAGGTTTTGGTCTCACCGGAGTTCTTTTGATATGCGACCTGTATTTAAATCTAAAATGGTCAGTTCGATCGGCGGATCTGGTTTTGgtgagcatttaaaaaaaaagatggttATCATATACCATGAAAATGGCAAGAAGACACGCTTTATACCTGATATCACGATTTTACATGGAATATTTTCTAAATTATTTACAAGTTATAAATATTATTTGCAATATCGTGTTATTAGATACATAACGTGACTTTTTCCAAGGTACAATTTTTCGAAATCAAAAATAGTACGTGTTGCCTTGGGAATTGAGATCCAAACGGATTATTCGCCCTTACCCAACAAGTTTGAAATGTAAAGTAATTTATCAaatgaaaattgtttttttttcgtGGGGGGGGGCGAATTTggttgtttaataatatccacacGAAATTCCCCCGGTTGATCCGGGAAGCTCCCTCCCCTGACATATCCAGAGCTGACGGGTGTATCACCCGATATGAACGGACGGGCTGATTTCACAACCGCGCCCAACACTTTAAGCAGAAAATCCTGAGATTTATAGAGACAAAATGAGGGTTATTGACGGCAAAGGCGGGACTGCCCCGCGGTTAGTCGGTTAACGTGACCCGCACGGAAAACGTTAGCTGGCGTTCGATGCGGTTGGAAACGAATTTTCCGAcgattgcctttccagaaaccacCACATAACTTGCAAGTGGCGTAAAGCATTAAATGAGGAAAGGTAATGTCTGAACTAAACACGCGTTTCTTCATAGGTAAGGGGTGTCCAGCCCATATACTGCACGCGTTTTAGTTGCCTGAATCACTTGCCTACCGGTTTGTCAAATTAAATATGGACTATCAGCGAGGTTTCGTCCTTGGCGTCTTATTAATTTGTCATGGATATGATCATTTGAAAGAATGATAAACGCAGGGTTCGAAATACCTTAATTTTTACTTGGGAATGTCTCATTCGTTTGGCTCCTGACCCGGGTGGCAATTACATTGAGGATACCTTTCTCCTGACCTGTATGTGGAGTTTGTCCAGCCACCTGGCAGAACCTATACTGTCAACTCAACCAACCTCCAACCAATTCAACCAATTTGTACTCGTCTGCTTGGAGGGCATGTGAGGAGAAGTGTTtttcatatagaacatagaacatagaacatagaaagtcacagcacaaacaggcccttcggcccacaagttgcgccgatcacatccccacctctaggcctatctatagccctcaatcccattaaatcccatgtactcatccagaagtctcttaaaagaccccaacgagtttgcctccaccaccaccgacgtcagccgattccactcacccaccaccctctgagtgaaaaacttacccctgacatcccccctgtacctaccccccagcaccttaaacctgtgtcctctcgtagcaaccatttcagcccttggaaatagcctctgagagtccaccctatccagacccctcaacatcttgtaaacctctatcaggtcacctctcatccttcgtctctccagggagaagagaccaagctccctcaacctatcctcataaggcatgccccccaatccaggcaacatccttgtaaatctcctctgcaccctttcaatggcttcaacatctttcctgtaatgaggtgaccagaactgcgcgcagtactccaagtggggtctaaccagggtcctataaagctgcagcattatctcccgactcctaaactcaatccctcgattaatgaaggctagtacgccatacgccttcttgaccgcatcctccacctgcgaggccgatttaagagtcctatggacccggaccccaaggtccttctgatcctctacactgctaagaatggtacccttcattttatactgctgctccatcccattggatctgccaaaatggatcactacacacttatccgggttgaagtccatctgccacttctccgcccagtcttgcattctatctatgtctcgctgcaacttctgacatccctccaaactatccacaacaccacctaccttggtgtcgtcagcaaacttaccaacccatccctccacttcctcatccaggtcatttatgaaaatgacaaacagcaagggtcccagaacagatccctggggcactccactggtcactgacctccatgcagagaaagacccctccacagccactctctgcctgtgTATGTATATCCTCAGGAAGTCTTCTGGACTGGTTGGGCACTTTGTAGAACACTTCTTTGAACGAGGCTAACAATTATATTGCCCCAAAGTCGAactccagtgctttgaggcttCCCACTGTAGGTAAGGTTTCGATGTGTGCAGGAGATTCCCGATGACTTTCTCATCAGAGCAAACACCAAGCCACATCCTGTACACGCAAACCTAATGATAAGGTTTATATCCCATCCGTGGTAACCTCCCCAACGGACTCAATTCCTGCTCCCTACAATTTTACTACCGGCTTCACTGGGGTCTGTAAAGTTCTGTCTGCAATCCCACTCCACGCTGGCGTTTGGTTTAATAttaggagtgtgtgggaggggcacTTTTCCATTAAAATGTTCAAAAAGGGTAGGGTAGGCAGTTTTAAAACTCATTCCTCAAGTTGCACCACGGTTAGATTTCATAAAGTGAGCAGGGGATATTTTTTAAGCGggccagtgttttgcttttaatgCGACATCAAAGATTTGACGCCGTTCTAATTTCTAATATAGATTACTCAACTCAAGATCGAGAATAACCCTTTTGCAAAGGGGTTTCGAGGGAGCGATGACATGGAGCTGCACAGAATGTCCCGAATGCAAAGGTAAGGCACACGAACATAAACCGCACACGGTACACAGTCCAGAACAGGGACTAGGAAGATTTGGCCAGGGGTGAGATATAACTGACCTCAGTTCAATCTAGCTGTTTCACTTATAGTCAAATCGCCTCACTATTAGTAACTTGCTCCACATGCCTTTTCCATTTAGTGCTGTAGGGATTGTTACGTGTACACACACATCCACAAATACTGACTCGGTTAGAACGTTCATTGCCCCGCTACCTCGTGTAGATATATTGAGATGGCTGAACGCGTTCTAAAGAATGAAAAAAAGGTTTGCATTCACCTAGCGGCTTAGAATGTTGAAACAACCAATAAAGCCACTCTTGTAACGTGGCTATAATGTCTCGGCCTTTAAACCTCGGACCGATTTTAACTCGGTAGGTAACGAATAGTTAAGACTCGATTTTGGAAAACGAAATGCTCTTTCTATTTAAATCAATCTTCCTTCGTGTGTGGGTTATGAGACTGACCGGTACGCCGAATTGCTATTGTAGACATGTCACGTGCGGTCAATCTTGGTCTTTAGTCTGCGTTATGTTGCCCAGACTTTTGAGGCAAAGTCCCGATCCACAAGTGTCCAAAGCCTTTGAATGCGAGTGCATGTCGAAATATATTTCAGAAGCAAGCACCGGACCCAGGTGTAATTGGTTGCATTGGTGGAAAGCAACAAGACGAGTAGATTCACTTGGTTCAATAAGAAACATAAGATCCAGAAGGAGGCTAATCGACCCATCATGCGAGTACTAGTTACTtgaaagagcaatccagttagttccacttccccacacttcatagaatccctacagtgcagaaggaggccattcggcccatcgagtctgcaccaaccacaatcccactcaggccccatccgcacaacctcatgcatttaccctagctagtccccacttagcccatagcccctgaaaattggtggggagggaggggaagagcaGGCAGAATCACTTCGACGTTTTTCTTAAATGGTTCAATTGTGATTTTCAGAGGACGGAAAAGTCCATACACAACTTCAATCATTAAGTCACCTGAACTATACAACAAAGCGCTGCGGATTGAAATACCAAATGGCGTCTTTATTTTTCCCCCTTGAATTTCAAGGTGTTTGTATTTTGTAATATGGTTACAGTAAAGAATACCCTGTGGTCCCCAGGAGCACGGTCAGGCAACGTGTGGGGTCGACGGCCAATCAGTTCAGTGGAGAGGTGCGAGTGTTGCCAGTGTCCAACAGCCTGTGCTCCCAGTACCAGTGCGAGAATGGGGTTTCCAGCTCGACTCAGGAGTTACTGCCACCCAACCCATACTCACTGTGTCAGGAACAGAGCCCGCTCTACCACTGCACCAAGAGGAAAGGTGAGACAGATTTGGGAAAGCGatagcctggtggtattatcactagactattaatccagaaactcagctaatgttctggggacctgggttcgaatcctaccacggcaagtggtggaatctgaattcaattaaaaaaatctggaattaagaatctactgatgaccatgaaaccattgtcaattgtggaaaaacccgtctggttcattaatgtcctttagggaagaaaatcttatatctttatctggtctggcctacatgtgactccagagccacaacaatgtggttgactctcaactgccctctggcagctagggatgggcaataaatgtggactagccagtgatgcccatgtcccacataaGTCTTTGCTTCAAGTGGccagccatgatatggagatgctggtgttggactggggtgggtacagtaagaagtctgtatatgtcaggagattctgggtatgtgcagaaaaaatagggttgttgtagtgggagacttcaatttccctgctatggactggaaagtgcttagggctgggggtctggacggggagggatttgtaaaatgcgtactggaaggttctttg encodes the following:
- the LOC144503147 gene encoding T-box transcription factor TBX5-like isoform X1 translates to MAETEESFGLSATAHSDPEPKEHSSESKQDSQLGVASKPPSPQQATYTQQGMEGIKVYLHERELWLKFHEVGTEMIITKAGRRMFPSYKVKVTGLNPKTKYILLMDIVPADDHRYKFADNKWSVTGKAEPAMPGRLYVHPDSPATGAHWMRQLVSFQKLKLTNNHLDPFGHIILNSMHKYQPRLHIVKADENNGFGSKNTAFCTHAFSETAFIAVTSYQNHKITQLKIENNPFAKGFRGSDDMELHRMSRMQSKEYPVVPRSTVRQRVGSTANQFSGEVRVLPVSNSLCSQYQCENGVSSSTQELLPPNPYSLCQEQSPLYHCTKRKVEEDCNSTEHPYKKSYIESSPPEDDPFYRSSSYTQQQSLTPSYRTDSAQRQACMYAGSTADTDPSSSLDDINCNTWATVPSYSSCTVTTMQPMDRLPYQHFSAHFTSSPLMPRISGVANHTSPQIGDTHNMFQHQSSVSRQPIVRPCAPQAGIQSASNLQPADYLYPHGMSRTLSPHQYHSVHGVGIVPEWTENS
- the LOC144503147 gene encoding T-box transcription factor TBX5-like isoform X2, coding for MAETEESFGLSATAHSDPEPKEHSSESKQDSQLGVASKPPSPQQATYTQQGMEGIKVYLHERELWLKFHEVGTEMIITKAGRRMFPSYKVKVTGLNPKTKYILLMDIVPADDHRYKFADNKWSVTGKAEPAMPGRLYVHPDSPATGAHWMRQLVSFQKLKLTNNHLDPFGHIILNSMHKYQPRLHIVKADENNGFGSKNTAFCTHAFSETAFIAVTSYQNHKITQLKIENNPFAKGFRGSDDMELHRMSRMQSKEYPVVPRSTVRQRVGSTANQFSGEVRVLPVSNSLCSQYQCENGVSSSTQELLPPNPYSLCQEQSPLYHCTKRKVEEDCNSTEHPYKKSYIESSPPEDDPFYRSSSYTQQQSLTPSYRTDSAQRQACMYAGSTADTDPSSSLDDINCNTWATVPSYSSCTVTTMQPMDRLPYQHFSAHFTSSPLMPRISGVHQSSVSRQPIVRPCAPQAGIQSASNLQPADYLYPHGMSRTLSPHQYHSVHGVGIVPEWTENS